The Jiangella sp. DSM 45060 genome contains the following window.
ATGACCGCGCTCGACTACCACTGGGTCAGCGACATCCCCGGCGGCATGGCGCTGGGGCTGCTGGCGCTGATGATCTCGGTGACGGTGCTCAGGGCGCCGCCACTGCGCCTGCCCCGACGACGGGGATGAGTCCGCGCGCCTCCAGGTCGGCCCACAGCCCGGGTTCTCCAGGTGCGTTCAGCCAGGCGGCGTTCTGGCGCACCTCGGCCGGGCTGCGCATGCCGACGACTGCGGACCGGACCAGCGGGTGGCGCAGCGGGAACTGCAGCGCGGCCTGCGGCAGCACGGCGTCGTGCTCGGCGCAGACGGCGGCGAGGTCGCGGGCGCGGGCCAGCACGGCCGGCGGCGCCGCGCCGTACTCGTACGTGCCGGCGGGGTCCGGTTCCGGCGTGGCGAGCAGGCCGGAGTTGTAGATCCCGGCGGCCACGACGGCGGTCCCGGCGGCGGCACAGGCGGGGAACAGCTCGGTCAGCGCGGGCTGCTCGAGCAGCGTGTAGCGGCCGGCCACCATGACGACGTCGAGCCCGCCGTCGCGGACCAGCCGGGCCAGCGCGGCCGCGTCCTTCGACCCGGCGCCGACGGCGGTGACGGCGCCCTCGTCGCGCAACTCGGCGAGCGCCGGGACCGCGGTGGCCAGCGCTTCGTCCATGCGGTCCTCGGGGTCGTGCAGGTAGAGGATGTCGACGTGGCCCAGACCGAGCCGGGTCAGGCTGTCGTCGAGGCTGCGCCTGATGCCGTCGCGGCTGAGGTCCCAGACCCGGCGGTGGGTGGCCGCGACGGCGAAGCCGCCCTCGTCGTCGGCGCCGCCGCGGTCGTCGGGGACGAGCAGCCGCCCGGCCTTGGTGGACACGACGTACCCGGCCCGTGGCCGGTGCGCCAGGGCGGCGCCCAGCCGCCGCTCGGAGACGCCGAGCCCGTAGTGCGGCGCGGTGTCGAAGTAGCGGACCCCGGCGTCCCAGGCGGCGTCGACGGTGGCGGCCGCGGTGTCCTCGTCGACGGCGGTGTAGAGGCCGGCGATCGGGGCGGCGCCGAAGCCCAGGCGCGACAGCGTCAGCGCCATACGGCGCCATCCGGGAACCGGTGCGCGTCGATCGACGGCACCAGGATCTCGGTGCCGGCGCCCGGCCGTGTCGGCGCCAGGTAGCGGCCGTTCTCGACCCGGACCGGGTCGGCGAAGTGCTCGTGCAGGTGGTCGACGTACTCGATGACGCGGTCCTGCAGGGTGGCGCTGACGGCGACGTAGTCGGCCATCGCGAGGTGCTGGACCGCCTCGCACAGCCCGACGCCGCCGGCGTGCGGGCAGACCGGGACGCCGTACTTCGCGGCGAGCAGCAGGATCGCCAGGTTCTCGTTCACGCCGGCGACGCGGGTGGCGTCGATCTGCACGATCTGCGTCCCGCCGGCCTGCAGCAGTTGCTTGAACACGACGCGGTTGGCGACGTGCTCGCCGGTGGCGACCCGGATCGGGGCGACGCGCTGCGCGATGGCGGCGTGGCCGAGGATGTCGTCGGGGCTGGTCGGCTCCTCGATCCACCACGGGTCGAACGGCGCCAGCTCCTTCATCCAGCGGACCGCCTCGTCGACGTCCCAGCGCTGGTTGGCGTCGATGGCGATGCGGACGTCGGGGCCGCAGATCTCCCGGGCGATGGCCAGGCGGCGGATGTCGTCGTCGAGGTCGCCGCCGACCTTGAGCTTGATCTGCGTGAACCCGGCCGCCAGCGCCTCGCGGGTGAGCCGGGCCAGCTTGGCGTCGTCGTAACCGAGCCAGCCGGGCGTGGTGGTGTACGCCGGGTAGCCCTCGGCCAGCAGCGTCGCCGCGCGCTCGGCCTTCCCCGCCTCGGCGGCCTGCAACAGCTGCAGCGCCTCGGCCGGGTCGAGCACGTCGGTGAGGTACCGGAAGTCGACGAGGCCGACCAACTGCTCCGGCGAGAGGTCGGACAGCAGCCGCCACAGCGGCACGCCGGCCCGCTTGGCCGCGAGGTCCCACAGCGCGTTCACCACCGCGCCGACGGCCATGTGCATGATGCCCTTCTCCGGGCCCAGCCAGCGCAGCTGGGAGTCGTGCACCAGCCGCCGCCAGGCGCCGCCGAGGTCGGACAGCAACGCCTCGACGTCCGTGCCGACCAGCAGCGGGGCGAGCGCGTCGATCGCCGCGACCTGCACGTCGTTGCCCCGGCCGATGGTGAACACGAACCCGTGACCGTCCGGGCCGTCGTCGTCGGTGCGCAGCACGACGTACGCGGCGGAGTAGTCGGGGTCGGGGTTCATCGCGTCCGACCCGTCCAGCATCCGCGAGGTCGGGAAACGCAGGTCGACGGTGTCGAGAGCGGTGATCTGACTCATGGCGGCCCTTCCGATCGATGGCGCGGGGACGCATAACATCCGATGTCTGTTCGCCCAGTCTGCCACGGCACTGGGGCGATGCCGTGGTCTGACCACGGTGTCGTAGGATGTCTCGCGATCGGTCCTCGATGAAACGGGAGCGGACGATGGGTGAACTGGATGGCCTGACCGCGGTGGTCACCGGCGGCGCGTCGGGCATCGGGCTCGCGGCGGCCCGGCTGCTGGCCGCGTCCGGCGCGGCGGTCGGCGTACTCGACCGCTCCGTCGACGTCGCACCGTCCGACCTCTACGCCGTCCGGTGCGACGTCACCGACTCCGACGGCGTCACCGCGGCCGTCGACGCCGTCGCCGAGCGGTTCGGCGGCCTCGACATCGTCGTCAACAACGCCGGCATCGGCGCCGCGGGCACCGTCGAGGACAACGACGACGACGAGTGGCACCGCGTCTACGACGTCAACGTCGTCGGCATGGTCCGCGTCACCCGCGCCGCGCTGCCCCACCTGCGCAAGTCCCGCCACGCCGCCATCGTCAACGTCTGCTCCATCGCCGCCACCGCCGGGCTCCCCCAGCGCGCCCTCTACTCCGCCACCAAGGGCGCAGTGCTGTCGCTCACCCAGGCCATGGCCGCCGACCACCTACCCGACGGCGTCCGCGTCAACGCCGTCAACCCCGGCACCGCCGACACCCCGTGGGTGGCCCGCCTGCTCGACGCCGCCCCCGACCCCGCCGCCGAGCGGGCCGCGCTCGAGGCCCGCCAGCCCACCGGCCGGCTCGTCCCGCCCGAGGACATCGCCGCCGCCATCGCCTACCTCGCCGGGCCGTCCGCCGGCTCCGTCACCGGCACCACCATCGCCGTCGACGGCGGCATGCAGGCCCTGCGGCTGCGCAGGTAGGCCACGCGCCCGGCCCCGGACCCGTAAACTGTCCGGCTGACACGCAGGGGTGATGGCCGAAGCGGAGGACGACGGGTGGAGTTCGGGGTTCTGGGGCCGCTTCGTGCCCTGGCCGACTCCGGCGCCGACGTCACCCCCGCGGCCGCGAAGCAGAGCCTGCTGCTGGCCGTCCTGCTGTGTCACCGCGACGAACCGGTGCCGGCCGACCGGCTGGTCGACCTGCTGTGGGACGACGCGCCCGCGACGCGCACGAACCTGCAGGTACACGTGCACCGGCTGCGTCAGCGGCTCGGCGCCGGCCGCATCGCGTTCGGCCCGGCCGGGTATCAGCTGCGGGTCGGCGACGACGAGGCCGACGACGCGCGGTTCGAGCGTGTGGCCGCTCGCGGGCACGCGGAGCTGGCCGCCGGCGACGCTGCCGCGGCGCACGCCACGCTGACCGAGGCGCTCGACCTGTGGCGCGGCTCGCCGTACGCCGGCCACGAGGAGTCCGAGCCGGTGCGGGTGCAGATCGCGCGACTCACCGAACTGCGGCTGGTCGCGCTGGCCGACCGGCTGCGCGCCGGACTCGCGCTCGGCCGGGCCGCCCAGGTGGTGGGCGAGCTGGTGGCGCTGGTGTCCGAGCATCCGCTCCGGGAGGAGCTGCGCGGGCTGCTCATGCTCGCCCTGCATCGGTCCGGGCGCACCGCGGAGGCGCTGGAGGCCTACGCCGAGGGCCGGCGCCTCGCCGTCGACGAGCTCGGCATCGAGCCCGGCGCGGAGCTGCGCGAGCTCCACCAGTCCATCCTCACCGACGACGGCGGCGGCGCGGCGCCCCGCCCGGCCGAGCCGCGGCCGGCGCCGTCGGAGCTGCCCGCGGCCGAGGCGTCCTTCGTCGGCCGCGAGACGCTGCGCCGCGAGCTGGTCGAGCGGCTGCGCGGCGGCGAGCACGCGGTCGTGGCGATCAGCGGCCCGGGCGGGGTCGGCAAGTCGGCGCTGGCCCGGCAGGCGGCCAACGCGGCGGCCGACGCCTTCCCGGACGGCCAGCTCTACCTCAACCTGCAGGGGTCGACGCCGGGGGCCGAGCCGGTCCCGCCGCGCGAGGCGCTGAGCCGGCTGCTGCGCTCGCTGCGCGTCCCCGACAGCGACATCCCCACGACGACCGACGAGGCGGCCGCCGCGTTCCGGTCGGTCACGGCCGACCGCCGGCTGCTGATCGTGCTGGACAACGCGGCCGACGCCGCCCAGGTGCGGCCGCTGCTGCCCGGCCGCGCGTCCGGGTCGGCCGTGGTGGTGACCAGCCGGGCGGTGCTCGGCGCCCTGGACGTCGCCTGGCACCTGCGGCTGACCGCGCTGAGCGAGCGTGAGGCCGTCGCCCTGCTGGGCCGCCTGGCCGGCGCCGAGCGCGTCACCGCCGACCCGCGCGCCGCGGCCGAGATCGCCGCGATGTGCGACCGGCTGCCGCTCGCCCTGCGCATCGCCGGCGCCCGGCTGGTGGCCCGGCCGGACTGGTCGCTCGACGCGCTGCGCGAGCGGCTGCGCGACAGCGCCGCACGCCTGGACGAGCTCGAGCACGGCGACCTCGCGGTGCGCGCCA
Protein-coding sequences here:
- a CDS encoding aldo/keto reductase, which gives rise to MALTLSRLGFGAAPIAGLYTAVDEDTAAATVDAAWDAGVRYFDTAPHYGLGVSERRLGAALAHRPRAGYVVSTKAGRLLVPDDRGGADDEGGFAVAATHRRVWDLSRDGIRRSLDDSLTRLGLGHVDILYLHDPEDRMDEALATAVPALAELRDEGAVTAVGAGSKDAAALARLVRDGGLDVVMVAGRYTLLEQPALTELFPACAAAGTAVVAAGIYNSGLLATPEPDPAGTYEYGAAPPAVLARARDLAAVCAEHDAVLPQAALQFPLRHPLVRSAVVGMRSPAEVRQNAAWLNAPGEPGLWADLEARGLIPVVGAGAVAAP
- a CDS encoding L-fuconate dehydratase; the protein is MSQITALDTVDLRFPTSRMLDGSDAMNPDPDYSAAYVVLRTDDDGPDGHGFVFTIGRGNDVQVAAIDALAPLLVGTDVEALLSDLGGAWRRLVHDSQLRWLGPEKGIMHMAVGAVVNALWDLAAKRAGVPLWRLLSDLSPEQLVGLVDFRYLTDVLDPAEALQLLQAAEAGKAERAATLLAEGYPAYTTTPGWLGYDDAKLARLTREALAAGFTQIKLKVGGDLDDDIRRLAIAREICGPDVRIAIDANQRWDVDEAVRWMKELAPFDPWWIEEPTSPDDILGHAAIAQRVAPIRVATGEHVANRVVFKQLLQAGGTQIVQIDATRVAGVNENLAILLLAAKYGVPVCPHAGGVGLCEAVQHLAMADYVAVSATLQDRVIEYVDHLHEHFADPVRVENGRYLAPTRPGAGTEILVPSIDAHRFPDGAVWR
- a CDS encoding SDR family NAD(P)-dependent oxidoreductase; the protein is MGELDGLTAVVTGGASGIGLAAARLLAASGAAVGVLDRSVDVAPSDLYAVRCDVTDSDGVTAAVDAVAERFGGLDIVVNNAGIGAAGTVEDNDDDEWHRVYDVNVVGMVRVTRAALPHLRKSRHAAIVNVCSIAATAGLPQRALYSATKGAVLSLTQAMAADHLPDGVRVNAVNPGTADTPWVARLLDAAPDPAAERAALEARQPTGRLVPPEDIAAAIAYLAGPSAGSVTGTTIAVDGGMQALRLRR
- a CDS encoding AfsR/SARP family transcriptional regulator is translated as MEFGVLGPLRALADSGADVTPAAAKQSLLLAVLLCHRDEPVPADRLVDLLWDDAPATRTNLQVHVHRLRQRLGAGRIAFGPAGYQLRVGDDEADDARFERVAARGHAELAAGDAAAAHATLTEALDLWRGSPYAGHEESEPVRVQIARLTELRLVALADRLRAGLALGRAAQVVGELVALVSEHPLREELRGLLMLALHRSGRTAEALEAYAEGRRLAVDELGIEPGAELRELHQSILTDDGGGAAPRPAEPRPAPSELPAAEASFVGRETLRRELVERLRGGEHAVVAISGPGGVGKSALARQAANAAADAFPDGQLYLNLQGSTPGAEPVPPREALSRLLRSLRVPDSDIPTTTDEAAAAFRSVTADRRLLIVLDNAADAAQVRPLLPGRASGSAVVVTSRAVLGALDVAWHLRLTALSEREAVALLGRLAGAERVTADPRAAAEIAAMCDRLPLALRIAGARLVARPDWSLDALRERLRDSAARLDELEHGDLAVRASCAVGFLALPKETAHTFVALGMLHLADATPAVVAALTGQPVAVATRQLDRLVEAGLLDAAGADRYALHDLLRFYARERAAETSTPAERRAARLRVVHHQIATARAAMQVVAPGRTWRLRTGVAGDDLTEPPLAFADGEAAGAWIRSEAAALVASARYAATLPDEGPGLVSALSAALVQLFHTQNLWPELATVPAIALSVAERAELPALTAAARHDLGMSAAIRGRPDDAGVDLRAALRIFEQLGDSAGEALALDSLGNAARMAGRFPDAVTYHRRALTIFRARGDDYSAARTLNNLAWSQHVHGDEALGAYQEALRAYDEIGDEIGAAAVLLNLSQLHLDRNRPADALAASEQAAAVLSQYGHLRRHLVALWRRGTARHRLGDVDAARADWQQALELLRDGGALTDAEIAEIMAAPVPEPPSVLRDT